The genomic window ATATTGGCCACGGACTGGCCGATAACCCGGGCCACGGCCTGGCCGGCTGCGCCCGCTGCGTGGGGAGAGAGCAGGACGCGGTCGTGGGTGCGTAGCGGGTGGTCCGGCGGCAGGGGTTCGGTGGGGTAGACGTCGAGGGCGGC from Sporichthyaceae bacterium includes these protein-coding regions:
- a CDS encoding NAD(P)-dependent oxidoreductase is translated as AALDVYPTEPLPPDHPLRTHDRVLLSPHAAGAAGQAVARVIGQSVANIRRVLDGEPIRDVVNGISPVVTRRR